In the Bacteroidales bacterium genome, GATGTGCCAGCGTAAGCGTATGAACTTCGCCCCATTTCCACCTGCTGATATCATCGCCCAGCATATTGCGGAGGGAGTCAACAGACTGATGAAATGCTAACCGTATGATATCTGACAAGGTTTCTTTCCGGTCAGGTGTATTCACATTGTCACACCATGCGGAACAGGGATTCCTCCAAATAGCATACACGGCAAATTTGGGCATTGACGATTCCTCATAATATTTTCTGAACAGGGTGTCGCCCATTTCATCGGCCAGCAAAAGCCTGAACAGATGCTGGTACAGGGTTTCAAAGACCAGGGGAGCAGTCTGGTCAGCCCGCATGGTTCCATCCCATCTTGTTAACGTATCGAGGATCTGTTTTTCCAGGGCAGAAAGGTTTTCGGCCTGACCGGCAGAAGAAAGAATGCCCGGCAGCATTTCTTTTGCCATCAGGGAAGTTTCATCGGTCTGAATACGTACGAAATCATCCGTGTTCATTTTGTCAGCCGAATCGAGAAGCTGGCAAATCCTGTCGTACCTGTAGGGAAGAGAAAACCATCGTCCGATGAACCAGGGAAAATCGTCACCTGCAGGCCGGTTATTGGCTGATGCCACATACCCTGAAGGAGGGTTGAATACATACGGCAGGTCTTTTGATGGTACAAACCCTTTCCAGTCATATGCATCCGTATCTCCGGGCCTGAAACCTAACCTGGATGCTTCCTTACGAATGGGGATACCGGCCGCATAAAACATTCCAATATTTCCTGAAACATCGGCATAGACAATATTCTGACTTACGGCAAGAAATGTCGATACGGCATTGGTAAAGTCTTTCCAGTTATGAGCATGGTTCAGAAGATAAACCGTGCGCATTTCGTTGCTGTATTCATCTCCTGGCCAATGCATGGAAACAACCTTATCGCCGAAACCCTTGAATGATGACACAACAGGCCCCCGGTGGGTGAATCGGTTAATTCTTTCTATTTCCGTTCCTTCCTTGGTGCGTATTTTTTCTTTGCGGATTTCCATATTCCGCCAGTTTCCGTTGAAAAGGTACTGATTGGTATCCTGAGGATTTACTGTTTCCAAAAAGAAATCAACATTGTCAACATAGGCATTGGTCATTCCCCAGGCAATGCTGTCGTTATGACCGCAAATAACCAACGGTTGGCCGGGTAAGACCACCCCTGTAACATTTAGTTTTCCGGGTATAATCTGCTGCATCTGGTACCAGATTCCGGGAATTCCGAACGAAAGGTGCATGTCGTTGGCCAGCATGGGCTTTCCTGAAGCAGTTTTCTTTCCGGAAACCACCCAGTTATTGCTTCCTTTGAACACCTGCAACCCTGATTCTTCGAGGAACCTGTCTGTCCTGATTATTTCAGAGGCCAGGCCTGATACAGCAGGCAGATTGTTATAAATAAACGATTTATACCAGTTCATTGAGGGAATGATTTGCGAAGCCAGGCTATCGCCTACCTTTGCCACGATCTCATTGACCATAATTTCGCTCCATCCCGACTTCAGGTCCCAGGCCATGTAGCCAATCAGATTGAGCGAATGAACAGGTTCCCATGGTTCGGGTTGGTAACCAAGCAGTCTGAATTCGAGAGGAAGTTTGGTCCCCTGATGTTGCAGATACTGATTGACCCCTTCGCTGAAGGAGAGAAGAGCTGTCTTCAGTTCGGCACTGCAGCTGTCGAGAATGCGATTCGATTTGTCGGAATACCGTAATGCCCTCAGCAACTGATCAGTAGTAGCAAATGAACTGCCGAAGATCTCCGATAGGCGGCCGGTAGTGACCCTCCGCAACAGATCCATCTGCCACATGCGGTCCTGGGCAAGAATGTATCCTACCGCCATGTAAAGATCATGTTCATTTTTGGCAAAAACATGAGGAATGCCAAGTGAATCACGGATTAC is a window encoding:
- a CDS encoding penicillin acylase family protein, translated to MKKTTRILRIVLIVILLLVLIGTMFIRHLRQMALPDYSRNIPLKGLYDSVEVIRDSLGIPHVFAKNEHDLYMAVGYILAQDRMWQMDLLRRVTTGRLSEIFGSSFATTDQLLRALRYSDKSNRILDSCSAELKTALLSFSEGVNQYLQHQGTKLPLEFRLLGYQPEPWEPVHSLNLIGYMAWDLKSGWSEIMVNEIVAKVGDSLASQIIPSMNWYKSFIYNNLPAVSGLASEIIRTDRFLEESGLQVFKGSNNWVVSGKKTASGKPMLANDMHLSFGIPGIWYQMQQIIPGKLNVTGVVLPGQPLVICGHNDSIAWGMTNAYVDNVDFFLETVNPQDTNQYLFNGNWRNMEIRKEKIRTKEGTEIERINRFTHRGPVVSSFKGFGDKVVSMHWPGDEYSNEMRTVYLLNHAHNWKDFTNAVSTFLAVSQNIVYADVSGNIGMFYAAGIPIRKEASRLGFRPGDTDAYDWKGFVPSKDLPYVFNPPSGYVASANNRPAGDDFPWFIGRWFSLPYRYDRICQLLDSADKMNTDDFVRIQTDETSLMAKEMLPGILSSAGQAENLSALEKQILDTLTRWDGTMRADQTAPLVFETLYQHLFRLLLADEMGDTLFRKYYEESSMPKFAVYAIWRNPCSAWCDNVNTPDRKETLSDIIRLAFHQSVDSLRNMLGDDISRWKWGEVHTLTLAHPLGKVALLDKLFRLNRGPFRIGGSFHTVRPYSYSFGTPFTANHGASERHIFDLSNWDNSLTVIPTGNSGIPGSPFYCNQTSLYISDAYHPDVFFPERVRGKKMVSNVFLPVQTK